Within Cucumis melo cultivar AY chromosome 4, USDA_Cmelo_AY_1.0, whole genome shotgun sequence, the genomic segment ATTCACCTTCAGCTTTGTCCAGAGGAAGAGAACAGGGTAATATATTCCCAATCTTCAAATTTATGTTATTTTCATGCACTTTCTTCATGGCAAATACGATAAAGAGAGCTGCAAAGGTTACAACTAGTGTTAACCCACCAACCAGGAGAACAATTCCACCAGGACCAAGCCTTTTCTTCTCATGCCCGACTACACTCCGAGAGGGATAATTCTGGATGGCGTTTGACTTGGTTGTTGGAGGACCACTGATGTTCTGCACCATAGGTGTTTTTTCTAGGGGAAAGTCCCAGGGCGGAGAATTGACTTGTGGACGAAACCTATTGCCCCCAATCCTAAACAGAGGCCAAGTGGAATTTTCTTGAGTAAACTTCATGGTCAGTTTAGGCAAAAGAAATTGACCACCAACAgttgaaattttaaaagattaccacaaatttggaatatttctaaaattttctgGAATAATGCCACTAAAATAATTGTCTTGGATGTTCctgaaagaaaaagagataCGTGAGTGAATACAAAAATAGCTAGATGAACTAAGTCAGATTCTACACACGACGGAGAAAATGAAACCGTGGAAAACATACAAGTCAATTAATGGAAGGTGAGACAAGTAGGCAACTGATCCAGTGAATTTGTTCTTCTGCAAGAACCTAAACTAGATAGCATTAATGTGATAAGTAGTTGTTCAAATTCTTGAactaagaaagaagaagaaataatcaaatggaagaaactcaCAGTCTAGTGATGTTTGTCAGGGAACCAAATGAACTTGGCAAATCTCCAGTAAAGTCATTATATGATAAATCCCTGTGAATGAGGAATATACAATCGTTGAATCTCTTGATCAAAAAGGATTGTATGTAAAAATTTAAATACCCCAAAGTATTATGAGTTAATCTGAATACAAGACTCGAATTGTAGAAAAGATCAATGGAGTTTTGTTGAGGTAAATAAGAATGACATGCAGTGAGAAGCAAATGAGCCGTTAACTTGATAGAATAGTCGGTTCATATCAGTTCAATTTAAAGGCAGAAATAGCATTAATAGAGAAGAAAGAAGCGTACATCTCTCTCAAATTCTGTAAACCAGTGAATACATTCCCAATCACACCAGATAGAGTATTATGGCTAAGATTTCTGCATGCAGAAGAATATGAATAAAGAACCAAGGGCCATTAAACATTAACCCTACGATAGTCAAATATCAACTTACAGATGTCGGAGATTTCCCATGTAAGATAAAGTATGTGGAATATTTTGGCTTAAATGGTTGAATGCCATATTTCTGCAACATATAAGAATTTTACTAGATCTATTAATTGGAGAAACTGGGTACATGCCCTTTTCAAATAGAAAATCAACCCTCTAAGTAAAAAACAGACTATGAATGAAAGAAACAGCACATGCAACTTACATATGAGTCACATTAGGAGGCAAGTTGTGAGGAATTTCACCCGTAAGTCTATTAGAGCTAACATCCCTAGAGAGAAGATTAAACAGACGTAATCATACCGTAATTAGCAGCATTGGAAATTGCTCGATTAGCCGAAAAAATTAACTTACAATTGCTTCAAATCAATCAGGTTGCTGAGCTGCCCTCCAAGAGTCCCAGTGAGATTTAGTCCATGGAGTTTACTGCAGATTTAGTCCATGCTTCGATCAAAGAAGGAACCATAATATCAAGAATAAGCATATGATGCATAGTTCAAGGCAAAATTAAGTCATTACAGGTATATTACGGAAGAACCGGAGCAAGACACTCCAGTCCATGATTCCTCACAAGGATCTCCACCTTCTTTTCTCCATCCTTTAAGCTCTAGTGGATAGTTCATAGCACTATACAAATCCTGAAGAGCTCTAACTGTACATACACATTATCGATTCATCAAGAACAAAATAACTAGAAAGCTTTGAAATacaacaattttcatataacctCCTCAAGATAGATTATAATCAGGAAGCTATCAGAAATGTCAAGAAACTATAACCAGAAAAGCCGGTGTTCTTTTTCCGATATTCTTGTTCCTAAAACAAAGccaaaaaactaaaattaacaGCCTACATTCAAACAATAAAGATGTATTAGGAACAGTTACCATCCGGCGGATTAGTGAACGCCCGAGCAAGTGAAGTCAGAATCGTGAAATAGACAAAGACAGTAAAATACGTAAACAGACGCTGTTGGAGCATTTCTCCAAAAAACGACAGAGTCGAGTTTGATGTTCTCTGTTTTCATGGAACAAAGAATCAAGAAGATTAAACCAAAGAAGAAGTCAGCAGAACGAAATTCCAAGTTAGAATAGAAACCTACAAGAAGATTCAGAGTAAGAAATTAAAGCGTTTCTTGTTACTCTTTCTTTCTCGGTAGCCAAACGTGCTTCCAACAGGAAAAATAGCGGCATGAAAAGTCCTTCAGAGGAAGGAAGTTAGGGTTTGGAAATTGTACCTGAGAGTGAGAAAGAGGGAGAGCAAAAGGAAGAGATCTGTAACGGACGCGAGTGAAGTGTGAAAAAACTTGCCTGCAGAAAATCGTTCACTGTTGAGGCGATGAAGACGACGAAGTTTTTGTAATTGTGGCAATTTGATGAGCTGGCGTCCACGTCGGCTAAAACGGTTAGACCGTTGGAAAATGTTGAAAACTATTAAACTTTTCAACCtaccttttttttattattattttcataatcGCTAAGCTTGAGTGTCTAATTTCGTGAAAGttcaattttataattaaaagttCGAGAGTAATGTTTTTTTATGGTGtgattttgatataaagtaattgattttattaaattttgaagtaattttatgaattttatgtttagAAAAAGTAATGTTTGAAAAGTAATattgtaattaatttttatttactatctataattattatattcGATTTAGGAATTATAatgtataatttaaaaaaatacattttcaaatatataataatcaACTGAAATGattttacaaataaaattatgtaTAATTATAAATACTATTAAAACGGATGTTTGATATCCGCATTCCGGCTGTCTCAACACCTAGCGTGTATTGGCCTGAACTCAATAGTGTAGTTCTGTCCCAAGCTATGGCGGAATCGGCTTTCAGGCAAACCAATGAACCGgacgatgaagaagaagacTACATGGGCGACCTCTCTAAGTTGCTTCCTCCAGAAGATACTACCTCTTCCAAATCCATATTCAGAAAGGTAACAACTACTGTCTTTGCTTTAACTCTTCGACACGGATTTGCTGTTTCATTTCATCTAAATTCTAGGGTTAGAtactttattgattttttttattattttttttctagggctctaatttaaatttgattacagGTTGCTGCTAATAAAACCCCTGTTGTTCAATCATCGAATAAGAAACCGAAAACCTTCAATTGGCAAGAACAGCGCAGACGGGATAGAGAACGGAAACAACACGAAGAGGATGAACAGACATTGGCTAGAATAGAGGCTCCGATTCCACAATCCAACATTGGGTTTAAATTGTTGAAGCAGATGGGGTACACTCCTGGGGCAGCTTTAGGCAAGGAGGGTTCCGGACTTGCAGAGCCTGTGGGACTTGAGATTCGACGGTCGCGAGCTGGAATTGGCAGGCTAGATCCGATTAAAGAGAAGGTGAAGCAAGAAGAGATTAGAGCTGAGAAAAAGAGGAGCCATCAGGAGGCCTTGATGGAGGAATTTGGGTCTCGACAGAAGTTGCAATGGAGAAGTCGAAGAATTGTGGTCAATTACAACAAGGCCAAAGCAGCACTTGATCAATTGGAGAATAAGGAAGTTGTGGAGCCAGAGAAGGACAATGAGGAGGAAGGAGAacaagaagaagaggaggaagagATTATAACCGAAGAGGTACAGTTCTTTTCTGCAAACTTCACCATCCTCCTCCCCCATTTAGTTTCAAATAAAGCTTCTCTGTTTTCTATGATATTGGTTGGTCTAAAAGGGAGAATTGTTGATCATTTACTTGCATAGTATGAAATTGATTCGAATTCTGATATTGGAGTTGGTTAACATCGTATTACCCTATAATTGACCATTGACTATCATAGTTTGAAATTGATTTGAGTTATAGACAGGCATCCTTGTGATATTGGCCTCTCGTCAAGCTCTATGTTTTTCTTTAGggtgacaatttttttttttttttttttttttgtaattaacGTCAGGTCTTATTGTTATTGCCTTGAGTCCCTTCCTAGTGGGCTTCCTTTTTGTGGGCTTGTTTTTAGATGTCACTGTAATTTTCCATTCTTTCTTAATGAAAGTTCGATTACAATAGGAAAAAGGTAAACTTAGGAGCGTCTAGAGAGTTGCAGTTTTAGCATGAACTAAGTTGCAATGCTTTGGTGAAGGGAATCCCATAAATGCCTATCAAACTGTGGTGTagttttttccccctttttaaTGGTGTTTACAGGGTACTTGATTGTCAATGCTCTGATCAATTGAACGCCTTTCGTGATTTTTATTTCTTGGATCTTTTTTCTTGACTGTTTATTGGAAGCGTGTGGTGGAtgctaacaaaaaaaaaaagtcatctgTAGGATGAAAATCTTGGTTGATCGAACCAGTTTTATTTAAGCCCCTTTAATAACTATTTGGTTTTTtgagttttgaaaattaagcttataagtTATAAACAACACTACATCTACCAATTGATTTCTCCattttgttatctactttttaggaatgttttaaaaaaccaagtcaagtgttgaaaactaaaaaaactagTTGTTAAATCCTTGTTTCTATTTTTGGAATTTAGCTAAGAATACAAATAGTTGTGTTTTTAGAATTAGGCTAAGAATACAAATCTATAGTTAGGAAGGATGATTACCATGGTAAATAAGTCTGTAAGAAAACAAGCATAATCTTTACTAGCCGAAGGGAGATTGGAGAGCCTCCCGCTACTCTCATCTCCTCATaaaatgattaattaattgttcAAAAGATACCCTCCTCTCACAGTTAACTTGCTAAACAACCCTCCACAAACTTGGCCATCTAAATAACCCAATACCAAAGAGGCCCACACACATTGCGTAGAGAGGAAACTTGTAGACTTCAATAACTTTAGAACTCAAAAACATATTTGTACAACCTATATAACAAATGAAATGATGTTTAAGTAAATCTGTTATCACAAAATTAAGTTTTATCATTTATGTGCGTTCAATATCTTTTATGACAAAACTCCTTTTCTAGACCTAATGACCTGCCTTACACAATAATCTCACTCTTTTTAAATCAAATGAGCTTTTGCTTGGGAATTGGAATAAAATAGTTCTGTGATGGATCCAGGATTTGGAGGAAATTTTGATGAAACTGAGAGATGAACATCGATATTGCCTTTTCTGTGGATACCAGGTGAGTGTATTACACAAATCTTTAAAGAGAATTGTTGAAGCTTGTGGCATTTTACTTACCCTAACATCATTCTGCTGTTGATGCCAGTATGACTCAATGGATTCCCTCCTATCTAACTGCCCTGGAATTAGTGAAGATGATCACTGAACTAACTTCCTTTCCCTCCAAACGGTTTGCTGGAGATGGGATTTTTGGAAGTCGGCCGAATGGAAGAACCACCGTAAAATAAACAAGGACATAATGCAACCATGAAGTGCTTAAAACGGTGTTTTTAGGTACTTTTTTAGGTCATCCCTGCCACGTCCTTTGTTGTTAACGAGTTCCCCCTTCCTGTCGAGGGTTGCATCATGTGCTTTAGTATGCCTTTTTTGTCAATGTTCTCAACACAAACGGCATAATCTCTCAGAAAGCAATCCGACCTGAAGTTGCTGTTTGGAAGTCGGAATAGCAATGCTCCACTTCTAGAATTACCTGTCCTAGTCAATGGATAGCTGGACATTGAGAAAGTTTGTTCAGATTGAGGCATAGAAGTAGGAGTTCAGGACACCAATTCTGCTTTATACAATCAATACTTGGGCCAAGCTCCTTCCTGTTTGTGTCCTTTTTAGTGCAAAATATGACAGAATTTGAACTGTAACGTTGAATTTGAGTTTCCTGACAGCTTCTCGCACAAATTTGGCGGGTAAGTTTTCTGTGAAGTGACTTCTGAATATTCTTTAAAAGGGTATCTTAATTTATTCAAACTTAGTGAATTAATCTTTTTGTGGTATTCTGAATTGAACGAGCTTCTCCGCTTTTTATTGCATAAATAATGGTTAGTTGCTTGGTGAATCCGGTGGCTgcttgattttttcttttaagaacaATGATATGAAAATTTGTCACAAATTTACCCGTCtttaagtttgttttttttttcacatggGTTGTGATTATCACCGAGTTAGGTTTCACTTCAATAAAAGAATACAggatttttctcatttttttatgtttagttATGAGGGTGGAAATTTTAACAAACTTGAACAAATGACTTTTAAGAACCTATTCTttaattaatctttaaaaaGTAGAATTTTTAATAGGGAATAAATGTTTTGACGGGGTTTTTTTAATGGTGGGTAAGGAAAGAGAAAATAGCGAATGATCTTCAAAGTGTACttgattattatatttgaaagcTACTAAAACATcacttttccaaaatataagGACCAAATTAAACTATGAATCCCAAATAGTTATTGATATCAAAGTACTTTTCCAAATAGAATAACAAAAAAACGTCTGAATCAAAACGTTCCTTTTGTTGCTAGCATATAGCAGTTCACAAAACACAGAGCAAACACAAAAGCACCTGGTAGTTCCATAATAAAAATTCAAGGGGAAAAACGATAACTTCAACATCTATGTGCCAAGCCAATTATTCAAAGCATAAAAGAGAGTGAGTTCACTTGAACTAGAAGACTTGGAAGTGTCAGCATCACTTCAAAGTGACCAGTGCAGATGTTGAGTCGAGTCGAAGGCACCCGAATGCCCAAGTTCCATATATGGCCTCCTAGCTAGATGAGGAAACTGGACATCACCAGAGAAAGAACTGGTAAGAGCATGTGAAACTTGGTGATTGAGACCCAGATCAGATGTCAGGTCCAGAAAGCTGCTAGGGGGAGCTTCATTCCCCTTGAAACCCCACGACATGGTCGGAAAATGATTGGTAGCGGCATGAGTTGTTGTTTGAGCCACAAGTGTACCTTCAGCATTCAACAAGGCATTTACCTCGACAGTCGTCGTTCGGTTTCTGGAGCCCCATGATTCGTTTGACAGAAGAGAGAGAGCACAAGATGAGTCGGTAACTGAATTAATGCATTCTCCACCCGAAGGATTACCAGGACCAGAAAAACTGGTTCCACCTGCGGAAACTGGCAAGAGAAGTTCAGGTTGATTGTTCTCAGAGTTGCTCTGCCAGGGATGTGGGACATATTTCCCGATGGAACCGATGCTTCGGTTTCCCAGTACTCGTTCAGATGCTTTCGTACCTGACAACCAGACATCTTTTCCTGCTAGCTTTGGATATGCACTAAAATCCATTAGAAAGCTTCCAACTCTGTTGCTGTTTTCTATCATTACAAGCAGCAGACATATTAGTTAGTCTTGCACAAAGCTTgaagtaaacaaaaaaaatttggtaGGTGATAGCGATGTCTAACCAAAAATAGACgaagagaagcggccataacgAGGGGATAATAGTGACCCAGGTGGAGGCTTCCTACGACGCTCGTTATGACCAGCCAAACGCCTGCGACAACTACGTTTTCCTTGATCAAATTCAGGAAGTTGGTGGAATCTGGCAAAAACCAAACCAGCAATCAGTTTTAGTAAATTACTAGAGAAGGAAAACACAACACATCAGCAAATACTAGAAGTTCAAATTCCAAGTAATATCAGAAATGAGGAGAAATTTTGATAAAGGAAACTGATAAGGATCAAATGGAAAAATTATCCATATCATTAGGTGATTAGCCTCCAAAAAGCTGTTCTCGTTACCTATTTCAAAATTATGGAATCAAAATatcacaaaataaataaataaataaatgaaaaataactACCAAAAACTGCCCTTTCGAGGTTCATCAGTTCAGAAGATCGCCCTTTCACACAAGAAAGAGAAACCACACATACTGTAGTCAAGTTGAAGTCACGCAAGTTTTAAGAAGTTGCATCTTAGTTGAGTTCGTAAGCTTCATCTATAAATAGGAACTCTTTAGCCATAATTTTGGCATTGCTAATCAATTTGATTCAATATTGAGATTAAAATGACTAGGTAATTTGGTATTACTTGCGAGTTAAAttgctttctttcttccatCTACCATTACTTGTCTACTTCACTTCCTTATTTGAACAGGGTCTGTTCTATAGCTTATACAACCGTGTCCTACATTTCTAATGAGTCGAGAACCAAAATCTGGTGGATGAACCACTACTCATCCTACATCACTTCTTTTGGTAAGAAACTATTTTCACTGAACAAATGAATTTAAACCCCAGAAGATTCCAAAAAGCTCCACCAAGGGACGTAAAAATTCAAGATCTCATTGTACCATCGTCACTTGTCCACTTCTAAAGATAGATCCTATACACTCCACTTAGTTCTCATTATTAAAGAAGAATGCTCCAACTAATTCTGTTATAGTACTGAATATTCCGTGTAATCTAGCATCATTTGTACATTATTAgcatttgaaaacaaaaacagaGGGCATCAATCTTGTGATACTGATAGTCCATTTAAAGACAAGGTTGGTCTTGTGTTCTTGATTTCAATGTAGCTGACAACTTCTCTCTCCTCTATTATTTGTCCAAATACATACTCAATCATAAGGCTGGACATAGAACTAAAATTACTAAAAGTTAAGACAGGGAACAGGAACTTACCAGTAGACCTCTAGCCTCTAGTTTCCAGTTTCCGCTAAATAATCAATGCCCACAGCACAATATCTAAACAAGTTATTATGAAGCCCTAAACTACTTCAAAGAAATTTAAGTATTGCACAAGGTTCCTTCATATCTAGAAAAATTTCGACATAAACCAGAATCCAAAAGGTTAGCCTACTGAGGGAATCAGCTACTTGAACAAAAAGGGGAGAGGGTTTGCTGCAGTAAAGCGGGCCTCTCAAAGTTTTGATTTTGCCCCCAAGTCTTTTGTTACAAATGGTAGAGAAGTTGTCACCTTGAATGCATTTCGTCcaaattgaaccaaaatataGCTAAGAGAAGTTACAGGTGCATTATGGACATTTAGCCTTACTATGGAAACATTGACAAGTTGATAAGAGAATTGTTAAGATTGAGATGGGTTCCAATGGAGGATCTCACCTAGTTACCGTAACTGGAAGGTCGTCGCTAAACTAACTGTGTGTGGTCTGAGTTTGGGCAAAATAGCTAACAGAAAGACAGGCATATTGCTCAAATGAGCCGGGAAGAAATTTTTTTGAAGCATCAAGTTCAAGTATACGTCAATAAACATGATGAGGAGCACAAAGGTTAAGCTTCAAGAACTACGACTTCAAACGCTTAAAGAAAAGCACTGATGAGTTCACAAGTGTTAAATTATGTTATCATCCTAAGACTATTCTTCATTTGATAACACATCAGTATTCTTCTCTAAGCATTTGTCTCTCCTGTTCCTTTTTATCATTCGTTTCTTAGAAACCTAATATATTCAGATCTATACAAATTGAAACAACCATAAACACAAAAGAGTTTTACGAAGCAATACTATTCAATCCTATACACTATATATGTACATAAGTCCCTAAGTTTATCCGGCTCAGTGCTCTGTGCCAAAGCACCATATAACTTTTTTCAGTTTTTACTTCGACCATTGGTACCACATAAAAACATCAAACAAATTATTACACCTGAATAACTAACACAGCACCAGAGATAATTTTTTCCTTCGACAACTGGTTTTAAGACAATAATTTCAATATATCCATGTTTATCGATGGAATTTCAGAATAAAAATCCCACGTCTACTACGTTTTTCCTCATGAAATAGACCCCTTGTCTCTATCAGAAATGAAGTTTAAAAGAGACAGACTAGAGGTCCAGAGGGACAGCACTCCCATCAGCAGAAGAATCAAACTCCTTTTTTTGACTTTTGTGTATCTAGCTGGCGTCGAACTCCAAAGGGTTTTTGTTACTTTCCTCTGTTTTTATATTGACCAGAATAGGAAGGACTTTAGGGGATGAGTGAATATCAAGTTCATTTGCTTCCATTGTATTAATATGCCTAGCTGCAGCTGTTTGTAAAATAACAAGAATAACCTAAAAATATTCGTTTTTGACGCCTTAAAGGAGGCTGCAACAAAAACATGTATGGAATTCTGGGTTATGAGAATTTCAAAAAGTTAAAAGGAGAAAGCAAAACAAGCACTTGCTCCAAAAAGAATAAACAGAATGATGATGTTGTAGGCCATTGTACTGAATCTACTGACTGGCATCCCCGCTCAAGACTTGATATCAAGCTAAAGGTGGAAATTTGACAATATCCCATTAGAACAGAGCTAACAGAACGGCAtcaaaaacaaatatattagtCTTAGGATGCTATTTGGTTCTGTAACCTTTTTAGTAGGGTCTGGTCTGCTTGGTTCAAAAACAAGAAGTTGGATgttgtaagaaaaaaaaatctccaacttcattttttaaaaaaaaatcaatgtgaTTGGCCTCACCCAAACCCCTAAAATCTAATTACATGAGGATAAAACCTTGACAGTGTAGAAGAGACGAACCCAACTATAAACACGTAAAGCACTCTGCATTCAACCTACAGCTCCATATTAATGTGCATCTACAGATTCAACCAAACCGGTACAAGGAAAAAGATGAATCTAAGCTTAAAACAAATATGAAACTCAAAACATGACAGAAACAAAGtgaattggaaaaaaaaacagTAAAAAGAATCTTTCAGTCATATTAGGTAGAAAGAAATTTAATCACTACTCATAAGACCCAAAAGGAAGTAcgaattattttataaattaaaccCACCATCAACTAACAGATCACAGAGAAACCTAAGGGATAGCTCCAGCATATACTAAAAGGACACCCAACAAccgtaagaaaaaaaaatcaggGACCAACAATAAGAACTGATGAAGAGAATGATTTTGAAAAGCCAACTGACCTGCTACACTGTTGGCAAAACCTTTGCTCAAGGCCAGCAACAATGACTTTAGGGGATTTGGAGTGCATAGTACAAACTTTGTGTCTGGAGTAGTAAGCTTTAGCATCAGTGAGATCTACCCTACAGCCTTCAACCTGGCACCTAGGAGGCTGAGCCGGGTGAACAACTCCTCCCCTAGGTTTCTTGGTGGGTGTTGATGCAATTACAGCTGAAGATGAGAAAGATCCCCCACCTGATTTGGGAAGCTCTGCAATACCCACatcttcaaaataaattttctgCCCAAATTTGAGGCCATTGAGTGATTCAGCTGATGAATTAGGTGGTGAGGAATTAGATGACCCACCTGACTCAGTCAAAGAGCTGCAATCCATTTCcatcagaaagaagaaaagaaaagaaaagaaaagaaaagaaaataccCCCTCCTAAATCTCTTCCATTAAGAAAGAGGGGTCGTCATTACGAGTCCCTCTTTTGAGAACAAAGAAAGGGAAAGAGAGGTAGAGATAAGAAAAGGGAAGAGAGTGAAATGGGTTTAAAAGGTTGAATGGGAAAGAAGGGTGAGGGAAGAAAAAAACGATAGAAATGGCAGTGATGTAAGGACACCAAAAAGTAGAAAGACCTGACATTGGGCCTTTGCCAGCCAAAGgggtttcttttatttatttattcttttttttttttttttcccttccttCTTGGGTATTGTTAGCTATTGTCACGCTTACTTTTCCTCAACCTCTGTCAAAAacaatggaagaagaaaaaaggaaaggcTAAAAAATGAGAAAGGAATTTTAAACCATGATGGGTTTCTGCGGCTCTGTATCCTATCTGATGGCCTGAATTTCTTTGTCAAAGCCaaaatctttcttttctcttttcctcttgTGTTGTATTTTGTCACCAAACATGATGGAAAAAGCCCGGATGCATCCACTATGCGCCCATTTATGTCTCTTTCTCCCTACCACATCACACAATTTTAAGTAATTtctcttttcaaaatttgtgtGGTAGAAAAATAGAAAGTATACAGATGCACTTTATCATTATCATTGTGAAAATAACTTCTCTTTCAACCTCTCTTTCATCTCTCTTGATTTCTTTTCTACTTTCTAATTACAACTTGccttttctttaaatattcTGAGTTTGTTGGGATGTCTCTCACCCAATTTAATTGCTTTTAAATAGTTGGGAAGTTCAAGCTTCCTTACCTCGTTTTAGTATGAAACTTTTATTTCTTGCATAAACTTTTGTTTAGCTTTCAAATTTTTC encodes:
- the LOC103486778 gene encoding squamosa promoter-binding-like protein 9 isoform X1; its protein translation is MEMDCSSLTESGGSSNSSPPNSSAESLNGLKFGQKIYFEDVGIAELPKSGGGSFSSSAVIASTPTKKPRGGVVHPAQPPRCQVEGCRVDLTDAKAYYSRHKVCTMHSKSPKVIVAGLEQRFCQQCSRFHQLPEFDQGKRSCRRRLAGHNERRRKPPPGSLLSPRYGRFSSSIFENSNRVGSFLMDFSAYPKLAGKDVWLSGTKASERVLGNRSIGSIGKYVPHPWQSNSENNQPELLLPVSAGGTSFSGPGNPSGGECINSVTDSSCALSLLSNESWGSRNRTTTVEVNALLNAEGTLVAQTTTHAATNHFPTMSWGFKGNEAPPSSFLDLTSDLGLNHQVSHALTSSFSGDVQFPHLARRPYMELGHSGAFDSTQHLHWSL
- the LOC103486778 gene encoding squamosa promoter-binding-like protein 9 isoform X2 codes for the protein MEMDCSSLTESELPKSGGGSFSSSAVIASTPTKKPRGGVVHPAQPPRCQVEGCRVDLTDAKAYYSRHKVCTMHSKSPKVIVAGLEQRFCQQCSRFHQLPEFDQGKRSCRRRLAGHNERRRKPPPGSLLSPRYGRFSSSIFENSNRVGSFLMDFSAYPKLAGKDVWLSGTKASERVLGNRSIGSIGKYVPHPWQSNSENNQPELLLPVSAGGTSFSGPGNPSGGECINSVTDSSCALSLLSNESWGSRNRTTTVEVNALLNAEGTLVAQTTTHAATNHFPTMSWGFKGNEAPPSSFLDLTSDLGLNHQVSHALTSSFSGDVQFPHLARRPYMELGHSGAFDSTQHLHWSL
- the LOC103486779 gene encoding uncharacterized protein LOC103486779, with product MFDIRIPAVSTPSVYWPELNSVVLSQAMAESAFRQTNEPDDEEEDYMGDLSKLLPPEDTTSSKSIFRKVAANKTPVVQSSNKKPKTFNWQEQRRRDRERKQHEEDEQTLARIEAPIPQSNIGFKLLKQMGYTPGAALGKEGSGLAEPVGLEIRRSRAGIGRLDPIKEKVKQEEIRAEKKRSHQEALMEEFGSRQKLQWRSRRIVVNYNKAKAALDQLENKEVVEPEKDNEEEGEQEEEEEEIITEEDLEEILMKLRDEHRYCLFCGYQYDSMDSLLSNCPGISEDDH